One Nitrospirota bacterium genomic window carries:
- the pssA gene encoding CDP-diacylglycerol--serine O-phosphatidyltransferase, producing the protein MKKGIYILPNTLTLCGMLMGFYSILSALKGNYLHAAWAIVIATIFDGLDGWVARLTHSTTRFGIELDSLSDLVAFGVAPSVMIYKWVLIDFGRLGWAASFLFLACGALRLARYNVQMGSTESKSFTGMPIPGAALIISTLVIFWYQLWDKGPENNILILFLTVFIAVLMVSTLRFHGAKELNFSKRKPFWILVAIVVILTIIIIHPPISLFLFAMLYLISGIIENIVLFYKRKKNYRKMGTNQ; encoded by the coding sequence ATGAAAAAAGGAATATATATACTTCCGAATACCCTTACACTTTGCGGTATGTTAATGGGTTTTTATTCAATTCTTTCTGCGCTGAAAGGTAATTATCTGCATGCAGCATGGGCTATTGTTATTGCTACAATATTTGATGGTCTTGACGGGTGGGTTGCACGACTTACGCACAGTACTACAAGATTTGGTATAGAACTCGATTCACTTTCAGACCTTGTTGCATTTGGTGTTGCGCCTTCGGTTATGATTTATAAGTGGGTGCTTATTGATTTCGGAAGATTAGGGTGGGCTGCCTCATTTTTGTTCCTCGCATGTGGTGCATTGAGGCTTGCGAGATATAATGTTCAAATGGGCTCTACAGAATCAAAGTCATTTACAGGTATGCCGATACCCGGTGCAGCACTAATCATATCTACACTCGTTATTTTTTGGTATCAGTTATGGGATAAAGGTCCTGAGAATAACATTCTGATTCTTTTTCTAACAGTTTTTATTGCTGTGCTTATGGTTAGCACACTTAGATTTCATGGTGCAAAAGAGTTAAATTTCAGCAAGCGTAAACCTTTTTGGATTTTGGTTGCAATAGTTGTAATTTTGACAATAATAATAATACATCCGCCAATTTCACTTTTTCTATTTGCAATGTTATATCTTATTAGCGGTATAATTGAAAATATTGTTCTTTTTTATAAAAGAAAAAAAAATTATAGGAAGATGGGAACTAATCAATGA
- a CDS encoding 2-isopropylmalate synthase — MRIIRIFDTTLRDGEQSPGASMNIEEKLTVAKQLARLGVDVIEAGFAYSSPGDFESIKTIAAEVEGPIICSLARAREEDIKSAWAAIKDAPKKRIHTFHSTSDIHLKYQFRVSREEALKRSVEMVKFAKSFTDDVEFSPMDATRTDINYLSEVVEAVIEAGATTVNIPDTVGYSIPIEFGGMIKKLFEKVKNINKAVISVHCHNDLGLATSNSLVAVLNGAGQIECTINGIGERAGNCSMEEVVMALRTRKDIFNADTKINTEEILRTSRLVTKITGIYVQPNKAIVGANAFAHESGIHQDGLLKEKTTYEIIKPESVGFHSTKLVLGKHSGRHAFKTRLKELGYSLTDEELNKTFEKFKRLADQKKDIFDEDIEALITEDVTKVPEVYSLVDLHIISGINQKPTATVKLKIGEDIIHRMEQGDGPVDATYKAISSITKTKSKLLKFEIKAITGGTDALGEVMVSLEENGRTVRGHGADTDIIVAAAKAYISALNKLEARKK, encoded by the coding sequence ATGAGAATAATAAGAATATTTGATACTACACTCAGGGATGGAGAACAGTCACCAGGCGCCTCAATGAACATTGAAGAGAAATTAACCGTTGCAAAACAGCTTGCACGTCTTGGAGTTGATGTTATAGAGGCTGGATTTGCATATAGCTCGCCTGGCGATTTTGAATCCATAAAAACTATAGCAGCAGAAGTTGAAGGCCCTATAATCTGTAGCCTCGCCAGGGCAAGAGAAGAAGATATCAAAAGTGCTTGGGCTGCAATCAAAGATGCGCCGAAAAAAAGGATACATACATTTCATTCAACATCTGATATACATCTCAAATATCAATTCAGAGTTAGTAGGGAAGAGGCGTTAAAAAGGTCTGTTGAGATGGTCAAGTTTGCAAAGAGTTTTACAGATGATGTTGAATTTTCTCCTATGGATGCAACAAGGACGGATATCAATTATCTAAGTGAAGTTGTTGAAGCTGTTATTGAGGCAGGAGCAACAACTGTAAACATACCTGACACAGTTGGTTACAGTATCCCTATAGAATTTGGTGGCATGATTAAAAAACTATTTGAAAAGGTTAAAAATATTAATAAGGCTGTTATTTCGGTTCACTGTCATAATGATCTTGGTTTAGCAACGTCTAATTCTCTTGTTGCAGTGCTGAATGGGGCAGGGCAGATAGAATGCACGATTAACGGTATAGGGGAACGTGCAGGGAATTGTTCTATGGAAGAAGTTGTGATGGCATTAAGGACACGGAAAGATATTTTTAATGCAGACACAAAAATTAATACTGAAGAGATTTTACGAACGAGCAGGCTTGTGACAAAAATAACAGGTATTTATGTCCAGCCAAACAAAGCAATTGTCGGCGCAAATGCATTTGCCCATGAATCAGGTATTCATCAGGATGGGCTTCTAAAAGAAAAGACGACCTATGAAATTATCAAACCTGAAAGTGTTGGTTTCCATTCAACAAAGCTTGTTCTTGGTAAACATTCTGGAAGGCATGCATTCAAGACGAGACTGAAGGAACTCGGATATTCTCTTACTGATGAAGAGTTGAATAAAACATTCGAGAAGTTTAAGAGACTTGCTGACCAGAAAAAAGATATTTTCGATGAGGATATTGAAGCATTAATTACTGAAGATGTAACGAAGGTGCCTGAGGTTTACAGTCTTGTAGATTTACACATCATTAGTGGAATTAATCAGAAGCCCACGGCAACTGTTAAGCTTAAAATTGGGGAGGATATTATACACAGAATGGAGCAGGGCGATGGTCCTGTAGATGCGACTTATAAAGCAATTTCGTCAATCACAAAAACAAAAAGCAAATTATTAAAATTCGAAATTAAAGCCATAACAGGTGGAACTGATGCCCTTGGGGAAGTGATGGTTTCTCTTGAAGAGAATGGCAGAACTGTTAGAGGCCATGGTGCCGATACTGATATTATTGTAGCTGCTGCAAAGGCTTACATCAGTGCTCTTAATAAACTGGAGGCAAGAAAGAAGTAA
- a CDS encoding adenosylcobalamin-dependent ribonucleoside-diphosphate reductase gives MNLTDNALKILRARYLLKNENGNIIESPEEMFRRVARTVASAESLYNSNPSEWEDKFYEIMTDLRFLPNSPTLMNAGKDLGQLAACFVLPVEDSMNSIFDTLKNAALILQSGGGTGFSFSQLRPRADIVRSTGGIASGPVSFMKIYNTATEVIKQGGARRGANMGILRVDHPDIIEFIRIKRSERELTNFNISVAVTDAFIDAVKKDEEYNLINPRSGNIMGRIKAKIVFDEMVESAWTTGDPGIIFIDRINRDNPTPNIGVMESTNPCGEQPLLPYEACVLGSINLSKYVIDSEVEGRWIPSLNPLLGKGARREGDKQIGRIDWQSLSDDIETAVVFLDDAIDVNKYPVPAIEQMHKGNRKIGLGVMGWADMLILLGIPYNHKSAFKIARYLMKFIRDKARQTSVKIAEQRGTFPNFQGSIYDSPGMPKVRNATTTTIAPTGTLSIIADCSSGIEPIFALAYKRLILETELSEINKYFFRIAKERGFYSEELKNKVIQKGHLWGIKEVPVDIKRLFKTAHEIPPEDHIEMQACFQEFTDNAVSKTINMPYRAKKEDVAKAFMLAYEKGCKGITIFRYGTAKKGTLIRFTDTD, from the coding sequence ATGAACCTTACTGATAATGCGTTGAAGATTCTCAGGGCAAGGTATCTTCTGAAAAATGAAAATGGCAATATAATCGAATCTCCTGAAGAGATGTTCAGGCGGGTAGCCAGAACTGTGGCCTCTGCAGAAAGTCTATATAACAGCAACCCTTCAGAATGGGAAGATAAATTCTATGAGATAATGACGGATTTAAGATTTCTTCCAAATTCTCCTACTCTTATGAACGCAGGAAAAGATTTAGGGCAGCTTGCTGCATGTTTTGTACTTCCTGTTGAAGATTCGATGAATTCGATATTCGATACGTTAAAAAATGCTGCTTTAATCCTGCAGAGCGGGGGTGGAACAGGTTTTTCTTTTTCTCAACTACGTCCCAGGGCAGACATAGTTCGTTCAACAGGAGGGATAGCAAGTGGTCCTGTTTCTTTTATGAAAATCTACAATACTGCCACAGAAGTCATAAAACAGGGTGGGGCGAGACGGGGTGCCAACATGGGGATATTACGTGTTGACCATCCTGATATTATTGAATTTATACGGATAAAGAGGTCTGAAAGAGAACTTACGAATTTCAATATTTCAGTTGCGGTAACAGATGCTTTTATAGATGCAGTGAAAAAAGATGAAGAATATAATCTAATAAATCCAAGAAGCGGAAATATTATGGGCAGAATTAAAGCGAAAATTGTTTTTGATGAAATGGTAGAGAGCGCATGGACAACAGGTGACCCAGGAATTATTTTTATAGACAGAATAAATAGAGATAATCCAACTCCAAATATTGGTGTTATGGAGTCAACAAACCCTTGTGGTGAGCAACCTCTTTTGCCCTATGAGGCTTGTGTTCTGGGATCAATCAATTTATCAAAATATGTCATAGATTCAGAAGTTGAGGGAAGGTGGATACCCTCCCTTAATCCCCTCCTTGGTAAGGGAGCGAGAAGGGAGGGTGACAAGCAGATCGGCCGAATAGATTGGCAGTCCCTTAGCGATGATATAGAGACAGCCGTGGTTTTCCTCGATGATGCAATTGATGTAAACAAATATCCTGTCCCTGCAATAGAACAAATGCACAAAGGTAATCGGAAGATTGGTCTTGGTGTGATGGGATGGGCAGATATGCTTATACTTCTCGGAATACCCTATAATCATAAAAGTGCATTCAAAATAGCAAGATATCTGATGAAATTTATCAGGGACAAAGCCCGTCAGACATCTGTTAAGATAGCTGAGCAAAGAGGGACATTTCCTAATTTTCAAGGCTCAATTTATGACTCTCCAGGTATGCCAAAAGTAAGAAATGCGACAACAACTACAATAGCGCCAACAGGCACTCTATCAATTATTGCCGACTGTTCAAGCGGTATAGAACCTATTTTTGCGCTCGCATATAAAAGGCTTATTCTGGAAACAGAACTCTCGGAGATAAACAAATACTTCTTCAGAATAGCAAAAGAGAGAGGTTTTTATTCAGAAGAACTGAAAAATAAGGTTATTCAGAAAGGACATTTATGGGGTATTAAAGAAGTTCCCGTTGATATAAAGAGGCTATTTAAAACTGCACATGAAATTCCTCCAGAAGACCATATAGAGATGCAGGCATGTTTCCAGGAATTTACAGATAATGCAGTTTCAAAAACGATAAATATGCCTTACAGAGCCAAAAAAGAAGATGTTGCAAAGGCATTTATGTTAGCTTATGAAAAGGGTTGTAAAGGCATTACGATTTTTCGATATGGAACTGCAAAAAAAGGCACGCTGATAAGATTTACAGATACCGATTAA
- a CDS encoding class I SAM-dependent methyltransferase — MKETKLKVNSTVQFWDKNAKWYKLWIEHNSYHSEIIKILTSLVKPAWKVLDIGAGNGILSLPLCAIGCNVTALEPSEGMRNLLYEGVKRAGINNISIESRRWEEMPISEIFDHDLVIASNSLHLTELGFLYGLEKIFMAEPENIFIVTEIHFSDLAIRERLYDYEIIYKKFIETESSYAYHCLEEAIEHWTFKNGRIPVYNERTELMLQLTYERGHLWKKGYTTVGIFWWAKNKAIFNINSNKGGIPCFSGY; from the coding sequence ATGAAAGAAACAAAACTTAAAGTAAATTCTACAGTTCAGTTCTGGGATAAAAATGCTAAATGGTACAAGTTATGGATAGAGCATAATAGCTATCATAGCGAAATTATTAAAATTCTCACTTCACTTGTTAAACCAGCATGGAAGGTTCTCGATATCGGTGCAGGCAATGGAATACTCTCTCTTCCTTTATGTGCGATTGGCTGTAATGTAACAGCGCTTGAGCCCTCGGAGGGCATGAGGAATCTATTATACGAAGGAGTCAAAAGAGCGGGAATTAATAATATTTCGATTGAAAGCAGAAGATGGGAAGAAATGCCCATTAGCGAAATATTTGATCATGACCTTGTCATAGCATCTAACAGCCTTCATTTAACCGAGCTGGGATTTTTATATGGACTTGAAAAGATTTTTATGGCAGAACCTGAAAATATCTTTATTGTTACTGAAATACATTTTTCCGATCTGGCGATAAGAGAAAGATTATATGATTATGAAATCATATATAAGAAATTTATCGAAACCGAAAGTTCTTATGCCTATCACTGTCTGGAGGAAGCTATTGAACACTGGACTTTCAAAAATGGAAGAATACCTGTTTACAACGAAAGGACCGAGTTGATGTTGCAACTGACATACGAAAGAGGTCATTTGTGGAAAAAAGGTTATACAACAGTTGGCATATTTTGGTGGGCAAAGAATAAGGCAATTTTCAATATAAATTCCAATAAAGGGGGTATACCATGTTTTTCAGGATATTAA
- a CDS encoding TonB-dependent receptor encodes MFFRILICLLFLPTSVSFAQEQTQVNGTYTKIFQLDEITISESEIKEELETPNMTTILPELLLQGIGSTLDSALNRQPGIDIQRPQEVGAALDDDSIKIRGFGSRRILVTIDGRTMNISGTAGGYFIDWTTIPLNNIEKIEVIKGVSDPRYGNTLGGVINLVTKKPEKKPVFEIQGLGASFDTYTLSFFHAWKPGNFEYSISGGYSESDGYLRNGDYWLKNANVHLGYDLPWKGKIKGDFQYINVKKGFIVPNRQSNDFDSPDYDEPIDSDYPASDGEIMYGGMGATPEPGSWWKKEKYYINLGYEQTFSNSILNLAYWWNHGDREAYNTRESLDRVFHKEFYDDRSYGADASYILYLKNHTITTGIDYKRFKDDGDRNFSDDFRSAFRNRNYVNSDVLGIFLVDDIAISKKFIVSPGIRYTSYEGNAGPAGKAEGIKDISMEGFAPSVKVTYNYDKDGLAYLSISRALRMPTPPEHYWHYSPDAGVNTSQLPFDEEDGIMIQGGWKAEFPTKTRVEISPYYYRIDDYIQFDLINFISYNIDKAKLYGIEMEVAQQLGKGFSAFANYTFQKSETEGDPFVSNFVAPEDRDFDEIPGLPKHKINAGIQYKGSKKEKISVYAKYVSSQKVIYNNNTLGNTELRVRKQDSFVTADIEASYPVMKNIDITGYVHNLFDEDYQERFGFPAAERNFGIGLKVIF; translated from the coding sequence ATGTTTTTCAGGATATTAATCTGTTTGTTGTTTTTACCCACTTCCGTAAGCTTTGCTCAAGAACAAACTCAGGTGAATGGGACATATACAAAGATATTTCAACTTGATGAAATAACAATTTCAGAGAGTGAAATCAAAGAAGAATTAGAAACACCAAATATGACTACAATTTTGCCTGAATTGCTTTTGCAAGGAATCGGCTCAACGCTCGATTCTGCATTGAACCGTCAACCGGGTATTGATATTCAAAGGCCTCAGGAGGTTGGGGCAGCTCTTGATGACGATTCAATAAAAATCAGAGGCTTTGGTTCTCGTCGTATTCTTGTAACAATCGATGGTAGAACAATGAATATATCCGGAACAGCAGGTGGTTATTTTATCGATTGGACGACGATACCACTAAATAACATAGAAAAGATAGAAGTAATTAAGGGTGTTAGTGATCCTCGCTATGGCAATACACTTGGAGGCGTTATAAATCTTGTAACAAAAAAGCCCGAAAAGAAACCAGTGTTCGAAATTCAAGGACTTGGTGCGAGCTTTGATACATATACTTTAAGTTTTTTCCATGCATGGAAACCAGGAAACTTTGAATATTCGATAAGCGGCGGATATTCAGAAAGTGACGGTTATCTCAGAAATGGCGATTACTGGTTAAAAAATGCAAATGTTCATCTTGGATATGATTTACCGTGGAAAGGGAAAATTAAAGGTGACTTTCAGTATATAAATGTCAAAAAGGGTTTTATAGTTCCAAATAGACAATCAAATGATTTTGATAGCCCTGATTATGATGAACCAATTGATAGTGATTATCCTGCATCTGACGGAGAAATAATGTATGGTGGAATGGGTGCAACTCCTGAGCCCGGTAGTTGGTGGAAGAAAGAGAAATATTACATAAATCTCGGTTATGAACAGACATTTTCAAACAGCATCTTAAATCTTGCTTACTGGTGGAATCATGGTGATAGAGAGGCCTACAATACCCGTGAATCGCTGGATAGGGTATTTCATAAAGAGTTTTATGATGACAGGTCTTACGGAGCAGATGCATCATACATTCTGTATCTTAAGAATCATACAATCACAACAGGTATTGATTATAAAAGGTTTAAAGATGATGGTGATAGGAATTTTTCAGATGACTTCAGAAGTGCATTCAGGAATCGCAACTATGTAAACTCAGATGTTCTCGGTATCTTTCTTGTGGATGATATAGCAATTTCAAAAAAGTTTATTGTTTCACCAGGTATTAGATATACATCTTATGAAGGTAATGCAGGACCTGCCGGGAAGGCTGAAGGTATTAAAGATATATCAATGGAAGGTTTTGCTCCATCAGTAAAAGTAACCTATAACTATGATAAAGATGGACTGGCATATCTCAGTATTTCACGTGCCTTAAGAATGCCAACGCCACCTGAACATTACTGGCATTATTCACCAGATGCTGGGGTTAATACATCTCAACTGCCCTTTGATGAGGAAGATGGCATTATGATACAGGGTGGGTGGAAGGCTGAGTTTCCTACAAAAACAAGGGTTGAAATATCACCTTATTACTACCGAATTGATGACTATATTCAGTTTGATTTAATAAACTTCATCTCCTACAACATTGATAAAGCAAAACTCTATGGAATAGAAATGGAAGTAGCACAGCAATTAGGAAAGGGTTTTTCTGCATTTGCAAACTACACTTTTCAAAAGAGTGAGACCGAAGGTGATCCATTTGTTAGCAATTTCGTAGCTCCAGAGGACAGGGATTTTGATGAAATCCCTGGACTGCCCAAACATAAGATTAATGCAGGGATACAGTATAAAGGTTCGAAGAAGGAGAAAATTTCAGTATATGCAAAATATGTTTCAAGCCAGAAAGTTATTTATAACAATAATACTCTTGGGAATACTGAACTAAGAGTAAGAAAGCAGGATTCCTTTGTGACTGCTGATATTGAGGCATCATATCCTGTCATGAAAAATATCGACATAACTGGATATGTCCATAATCTTTTTGATGAAGATTATCAGGAACGTTTCGGATTTCCTGCTGCGGAGCGGAATTTTGGCATTGGATTGAAGGTGATCTTTTAG
- a CDS encoding peptide-binding protein, with product MQKFLKIFSILFAGIIILSGCRGDVKKSRAADTITIAISSEPKRLNPVFLTDLISYSVSGLIFSGLTKFDKDMKIKGDLAESWDILDGGRKIIFHLKKDVLWHDGNQFTANDVVFTYNTFISPSVATSLKDNFGSVKEVRALDPYTVSVSYDEPYGSALESWTVGIIPKHILQHKDVNNTSFENFPVGTGPYKLREWVHGQRLWLEAFDSYHAGRPKITNLIIRIIPDTATQFLELKAGSIDLMELSPMQFNNKTGHEDLSSDFVKYRAGSFRYGFLGLNLIDRRFQDKRVRQAISYAIDKDAIINSVLRGFGSRSTGPYPPEAWYYNREAKSYAYNPQKALELMIEAGWKKGTDGILRKNADLMSFMILTNYENKENIKTAQIIQSNLKAIGIETDIRTLEWQAFRHNVISKHQFEAIVLSRAYLWDPDIYELWHSSKTKEGEWNFLSYKNKELDMLLENGRRAITIADRQRIYHKLHELLAEEQPCIFLYNADLLFIAHKRIKGIITSPAGMLHNIAEWYVEQ from the coding sequence GTGCAGAAGTTCCTTAAGATTTTTTCGATACTCTTTGCAGGAATTATTATTTTAAGTGGTTGCCGTGGAGATGTTAAAAAAAGCAGAGCAGCAGATACTATTACTATTGCAATATCCTCAGAACCAAAAAGATTAAATCCCGTGTTCCTTACTGATCTTATTTCTTATTCTGTAAGCGGCCTTATATTCAGTGGCCTTACGAAATTCGACAAGGATATGAAAATTAAAGGCGACCTTGCTGAATCATGGGATATTCTTGATGGAGGACGGAAAATCATTTTCCATCTTAAAAAAGATGTATTATGGCATGATGGTAACCAGTTCACCGCAAATGATGTAGTCTTCACCTATAACACTTTTATATCTCCAAGTGTAGCAACCTCTTTAAAAGATAACTTTGGATCAGTGAAGGAAGTCAGGGCATTAGATCCTTATACTGTATCTGTCTCTTACGATGAGCCTTATGGTTCAGCGCTTGAGAGCTGGACTGTGGGCATTATCCCAAAACATATACTTCAACATAAAGATGTCAATAATACATCCTTCGAAAATTTCCCTGTAGGAACAGGACCATACAAGCTCAGGGAATGGGTGCATGGGCAGAGGTTATGGCTGGAGGCTTTTGATAGTTATCATGCAGGACGCCCCAAAATCACAAATCTTATTATACGTATAATACCTGACACAGCAACACAGTTTCTTGAATTAAAAGCAGGCAGTATAGATTTGATGGAGCTATCACCAATGCAGTTTAATAACAAAACTGGTCATGAGGACCTTTCATCTGATTTTGTTAAGTATCGTGCAGGTTCATTTAGATATGGCTTCCTTGGATTAAATCTTATCGACAGAAGATTTCAGGATAAAAGAGTCCGTCAGGCGATAAGTTATGCAATTGATAAGGATGCAATAATTAATTCGGTTTTAAGGGGATTTGGAAGCAGATCAACAGGACCTTATCCACCTGAGGCATGGTATTACAACAGAGAAGCAAAGTCTTACGCCTATAATCCGCAGAAAGCCTTAGAATTAATGATAGAGGCAGGATGGAAAAAAGGGACAGACGGGATACTTAGAAAAAATGCTGACTTAATGTCTTTTATGATTCTTACGAATTATGAGAATAAAGAGAACATAAAAACTGCCCAGATAATTCAGAGCAATCTTAAGGCAATTGGAATAGAAACTGACATACGCACACTTGAATGGCAGGCGTTCAGACACAATGTAATCAGCAAGCATCAGTTTGAAGCAATTGTTCTGTCGCGTGCATATCTCTGGGACCCAGACATATATGAGTTATGGCATTCGAGCAAGACTAAAGAGGGTGAATGGAATTTTCTAAGTTATAAGAATAAAGAACTTGACATGCTACTCGAAAATGGAAGAAGGGCGATTACAATAGCTGACAGGCAAAGGATTTATCATAAACTTCATGAACTACTCGCAGAAGAACAACCGTGCATATTTCTTTATAATGCAGACCTGCTGTTCATTGCGCATAAAAGAATCAAAGGCATAATTACGTCGCCTGCGGGGATGCTCCATAACATCGCTGAGTGGTATGTTGAGCAATAG
- a CDS encoding TonB-dependent receptor: MKKFIEIFSCLFLGLLIMASFAIAEEIKKDENGEAKLEEIVVTATKTPHKLEDVPVETVLISQEDIKNSNAKNVSEILKDVPGFYIRGENVPGSSSYLSRLRGFDFDRGYGLILIDGERVLGGGMGEYGISINQIPVEMIERIEIVKGPGSVLYGSDAIAGVVNIITKPIPEKPLFTLNAGYGSEETSMASISYGQKIKNIGVLLSAQSEKSERGRYSASKDKFEAKHIMTKLLYSISENVNFSVGMNYDKSEWQYQIDEKIKFSPSLELTLPDTSVLKFKGYWNRLNMDSFSPGYTRRFGDITYNDAEVQYSRLFGKIHLATAGVEYLLRDINASFADKQDKVCSFYLQDEMTPKPFSIVFGGRLDNHSLYGTEFNPKASIMWEISDKTRLRASVGRAFKSPTIRQLYVFFKHGNWWNRPDPDLNPEVSWGYSAGVEQIISDRISANLSLYRNDVKDVIIAVDTTDKIDNVPVRTWKNVREAYTQGIEFSLTAYIIDNFGVSLGYTYLDTENKELKKELPYSPHNTVNIGLNYEIKRLLASIHWVTNYYSKAFSNETNTSEIKEYSVSNLKIIKEITKNISFSLDIDNIFGSDYGEPNKEWLGRVYFGKLGVKI; this comes from the coding sequence GTGAAGAAGTTTATTGAAATTTTCTCATGTTTATTTCTGGGATTGTTGATTATGGCATCATTCGCAATAGCAGAAGAGATAAAAAAAGATGAGAATGGGGAGGCGAAGCTTGAGGAAATTGTGGTAACCGCCACTAAAACCCCGCATAAATTAGAAGATGTTCCTGTTGAGACTGTCTTAATTAGTCAGGAGGATATTAAAAATTCTAATGCAAAAAATGTATCTGAGATTTTGAAAGATGTGCCAGGTTTTTATATAAGAGGTGAGAATGTTCCAGGCTCGTCATCTTATTTGTCAAGATTAAGAGGTTTTGATTTTGACCGCGGCTATGGGCTCATACTCATTGACGGTGAGAGAGTCCTTGGCGGTGGTATGGGAGAATACGGGATAAGTATCAATCAGATACCAGTTGAAATGATAGAGAGGATAGAGATTGTTAAAGGCCCGGGCTCTGTATTATACGGGAGCGATGCTATAGCAGGTGTTGTAAATATCATAACAAAACCGATACCTGAGAAACCGTTGTTTACGTTAAACGCTGGTTATGGTTCAGAAGAAACATCTATGGCAAGTATTAGTTATGGTCAAAAAATTAAGAACATTGGTGTTTTGCTCAGCGCTCAAAGTGAAAAATCTGAAAGAGGGCGCTATAGTGCATCAAAAGATAAATTTGAAGCAAAACATATAATGACAAAACTTTTATATTCTATTTCTGAAAATGTCAATTTTTCTGTAGGAATGAATTATGATAAATCAGAGTGGCAGTATCAGATTGATGAAAAAATCAAATTCAGTCCATCTCTGGAATTAACATTACCTGATACATCAGTTTTAAAATTTAAAGGATATTGGAATAGGCTTAATATGGACTCTTTTTCCCCAGGTTATACCCGACGCTTTGGTGACATTACTTATAACGATGCAGAAGTTCAATACTCAAGACTTTTTGGCAAAATACATCTTGCAACTGCTGGGGTTGAATATCTGCTACGTGATATTAATGCAAGTTTTGCAGATAAACAGGACAAAGTATGTAGTTTTTATCTGCAGGATGAGATGACACCTAAACCTTTTAGCATAGTTTTTGGTGGTAGATTAGATAATCATTCACTTTATGGAACTGAATTTAATCCTAAAGCAAGTATTATGTGGGAGATTTCTGATAAGACAAGATTAAGAGCATCGGTAGGTAGAGCATTCAAATCGCCAACGATCAGACAACTTTATGTTTTTTTTAAACACGGTAATTGGTGGAATAGACCTGACCCAGATCTTAATCCAGAAGTTTCGTGGGGTTATTCAGCAGGAGTTGAACAGATTATTTCGGACAGGATATCCGCTAATTTAAGTCTTTATAGGAATGATGTAAAAGACGTTATCATTGCAGTTGATACAACAGATAAAATAGATAATGTTCCTGTTCGCACATGGAAGAATGTGAGAGAAGCTTATACACAGGGGATTGAATTCAGCTTAACGGCTTATATTATTGATAACTTCGGTGTGAGTTTAGGTTATACATATCTTGATACAGAGAATAAGGAGTTAAAAAAAGAGCTGCCATATAGCCCGCACAATACAGTTAATATAGGATTGAATTATGAAATTAAGCGATTATTGGCTTCTATACATTGGGTAACAAACTATTATTCAAAGGCTTTCAGCAATGAGACAAACACATCTGAAATAAAAGAATATTCTGTCTCAAACCTAAAAATAATTAAAGAAATCACAAAAAACATCTCATTTTCATTGGATATAGATAACATATTTGGCTCTGATTACGGAGAGCCAAACAAGGAGTGGCTTGGAAGGGTCTATTTCGGTAAACTGGGTGTAAAAATATAG